From the Hyphomicrobium sp. ghe19 genome, one window contains:
- a CDS encoding sarcosine oxidase subunit beta family protein — protein sequence MRKEYSSWSLFTKGLRHNEGWDPAWRSAEPKPSYDVVIVGAGGHGLATAYYLAKDHGVRNIAVIEKGYLGGGNTARNTTIVRSNYLWDEAALLYEHALKLWEGLTEDLNFNVMFSQRGVFNLGHTLQDMRDIERRVNANNLDGIDALVLDAAEVKRRIPILNTSKSARYPVLGASFQPRGGVARHDAVAWGFARAASKYGVDIIENCEVTGMDIANGRIAGLETTRGTIRSERVGCVASGHSSVLAKMAGIRMPIESHPLQAFVSESMKPVLDTVVMSNAVHGYASQSDKGELVIGAGIDHYTSYTQRGSPHIIEHTAAAIIELFPMFSRVRMNRQWGGIVDTTPDACPIISKTRVKGLYFNCGWGTGGFKATPGSGNVFAHTIARDEPHPLNRAFDLARFSTGHLIDEHGAAGVAH from the coding sequence ATGAGGAAAGAATACTCTTCCTGGTCGCTTTTCACGAAGGGCCTCAGGCACAACGAGGGCTGGGATCCGGCGTGGCGGAGCGCCGAGCCGAAACCATCCTACGACGTTGTCATAGTCGGCGCAGGCGGCCACGGCCTTGCGACGGCCTATTACCTCGCGAAGGACCACGGCGTTCGCAACATTGCGGTCATCGAGAAGGGATATCTCGGCGGCGGCAACACCGCGCGCAATACGACGATCGTTCGTTCCAATTACCTTTGGGACGAAGCGGCCCTGCTCTACGAGCACGCACTGAAGCTCTGGGAAGGCCTGACCGAAGATCTGAACTTCAACGTCATGTTCAGCCAGCGCGGAGTGTTCAACCTCGGACACACGCTGCAGGACATGCGCGATATCGAACGCCGCGTGAATGCCAACAATCTCGACGGCATCGACGCTCTCGTGCTCGACGCCGCCGAGGTGAAGCGCCGTATCCCGATCCTCAACACATCGAAGTCGGCGCGATATCCGGTCCTCGGCGCAAGCTTTCAACCGCGCGGCGGCGTCGCTCGCCATGATGCGGTTGCATGGGGCTTTGCGCGCGCAGCAAGTAAATACGGCGTCGACATCATCGAGAATTGCGAAGTGACCGGCATGGATATCGCGAACGGCCGCATCGCGGGGCTCGAGACGACGCGCGGCACGATCAGAAGCGAGCGCGTCGGCTGTGTTGCGTCGGGCCACTCGTCCGTCCTCGCTAAAATGGCCGGCATCCGAATGCCGATCGAAAGCCATCCGCTGCAAGCATTCGTATCGGAATCGATGAAGCCCGTTCTCGATACCGTCGTCATGTCGAATGCGGTGCACGGCTATGCGAGCCAGTCGGACAAGGGCGAACTCGTCATCGGTGCGGGTATCGATCACTACACCAGCTATACGCAGCGCGGCAGCCCGCATATCATCGAGCATACGGCCGCCGCCATCATCGAGCTCTTTCCGATGTTTTCGCGCGTGCGCATGAACCGCCAATGGGGCGGCATTGTCGATACGACACCCGACGCGTGTCCGATCATCAGCAAGACGAGGGTCAAGGGCCTTTACTTCAACTGCGGCTGGGGCACGGGCGGCTTCAAGGCGACGCCAGGATCGGGGAATGTCTTCGCCCATACGATTGCGCGGGACGAGCCGCATCCGCTCAACCGCGCCTTCGATCTTGCACGCTTCTCGACAGGGCATCTTATCGATGAGCACGGCGCAGCCGGCGTCGCTCACTAA
- a CDS encoding sarcosine oxidase subunit delta, with amino-acid sequence MFVLFCPHCGEKREEEEFGYGGEAFIPRPATPEALDDEAWGDYLFMRKNPKGWHWEMWSHNTGCRKFFVVKRNTATNAIAGSWTLAEGRKAYDAEGGST; translated from the coding sequence ATGTTTGTGTTGTTTTGCCCGCACTGCGGCGAAAAACGAGAAGAGGAAGAATTCGGCTACGGCGGCGAGGCGTTCATTCCGCGTCCCGCAACTCCCGAAGCGCTCGATGACGAAGCTTGGGGCGACTATCTCTTCATGCGCAAAAATCCCAAGGGCTGGCATTGGGAAATGTGGTCGCACAACACGGGGTGCCGCAAGTTCTTCGTCGTGAAACGCAACACAGCGACGAATGCCATTGCCGGATCGTGGACGTTGGCCGAAGGCCGCAAGGCCTATGATGCGGAGGGCGGCTCGACGTGA